In Danaus plexippus chromosome 29 unlocalized genomic scaffold, MEX_DaPlex mxdp_36, whole genome shotgun sequence, a single window of DNA contains:
- the LOC116778638 gene encoding major facilitator superfamily domain-containing protein 6, producing MKFKIDKGLLPVKIHFFFFFAALGPLLPQMNVFGRQLGVSPAVMGMVTAVLPLLWAAAKPLFGYVVDFWPRQRKLVFMLLILVMTGSYCGLWFLPMPEEPQTRFPLLESVYHLNDTVYLKHYEKKGDGVLEKYTCHWNCSEDDDFKLYLSNATFINTVYTDDGNISCSLFHMTLDEVREGETICIPKGDCNLICYEDTIENRSKRDVNSSGVDIVGVLEEDRRYKEDESSFYSSAKFWAFVVLMCLGTVAFNVANCIGDAVCFDVLGPERGSKYGAQRAWGTVGYGVTALLGGWLIDMVSGAYKDFTPAFLIAIIATAIDLTACRKLNLPSLSSPDDSGRALREVLKIPRVLLFISFAVVAGTFDSFIIYYMFWFLEELAEQTDSMAKIKLVEGVVVAAQSFIGELVFFYFSGKIIKRWGYGVTMTVSLFCYSVRMALISVIQCPWHLVFIEGVMQGPTYALCYSTIVGYAASVAPEGYSATVQGIVAGMDDGVGFALGSLVGGLLYSWCGGRSSFRGLAALALVSSLLHAALFTLVTRRDDKNKRVSPEGEKMLDNAIYRETVVPLTDKQTEHL from the exons atgaagttcAAAATAGACAAAGGTTTGTTGCCAGTGAAGATACatttcttctttttcttcGCAG CGCTAGGACCTCTTCTTCCCCAAATGAACGTGTTCGGCAGACAGCTGGGAGTCTCTCCAGCTGTCATGGGGATGGTGACAGCTGTTCTGCCTCTATTATGGGCAGCTGCAAAACCATTGTTCGGTTATGTGGTCGACTTCTGGCCG AGACAAAGGAAGCTCGTCTTCATGCTTTTAATACTAGTGATGACGGGATCTTATTGCGGTTTGTGGTTTTTGCCAATGCCAGAGGAACCCCAGACGAGGTTTCCATTACTGGAATCAGTGTACCATCTCAACGATACGGTTTATCTGAAGCATTACGAGAAGAAAGGTGACGGCGTCTTGGAGAAGTATACCTGCCACTGGAACTGCTCCGAGGATgatgatttcaaattataccTGTCGAACGCTACATTCATCAACACGGTCTATACGGATGATGGAAATATATCCTGCTCGCTCTTTCATATGACGTTAGATGAAGTTAGAGAAGGAGAGACGATATGCATACCTAAAGGAGATTGCAATCTAATATGTTACGAGGACACGATAGAGAATAGGAGTAAAAGAGACGTGAACAGTTCAGGGGTTGATATTGTGGGTGTGTTGGAAGAGGATAGGAGATATAAGGAAGATGAGAGTAGTTTTTACTCGTCGGCCAAGTTCTGGGCATTCGTAGTTCTGATGTGTTTGGGGACGGTCGCGTTCAATGTAGCCAATTGTATTGGAGATGCTGTCTGCTTTGATGTTTTAG GTCCCGAAAGGGGGTCAAAATATGGGGCGCAACGGGCGTGGGGCACCGTGGGGTATGGGGTAACAGCGTTACTCGGGGGCTGGTTGATAGACATGGTATCAGGGGCATACAAGGATTTCACCCCGGCGTTCCTCATAGCCATCATAGCTACAGCGATCGACCTGACAGCTTGTAGGAAACTCAAT CTGCCATCGCTGTCCAGTCCGGACGACTCCGGGAGAGCTCTCCGGGAGGTTCTGAAAATACCCCGCGTGTTGCTGTTCATATCGTTCGCCGTGGTCGCCGGCACGTTTGACAGCTTCATCATATACTATATGTTTTG GTTTCTAGAGGAGCTGGCGGAGCAGACAGACTCAATGGCCAAGATTAAACTGGTAGAGGGCGTTGTCGTCGCAGCCCAGAGCTTCATAGGCGAGCTCGTGTTTTTCTACTTCTCCG gtaaaataataaaacgctGGGGCTATGGAGTGACGATGACGGTGTCGTTGTTCTGTTACAGCGTGAGGATGGCTCTCATCTCCGTCATCCAGTGTCCCTGGCATCTCGTCTTCATTGAG GGTGTAATGCAAGGTCCCACATACGCCTTGTGTTATTCGACCATAGTGGGGTACGCGGCGTCCGTGGCGCCCGAGGGGTACTCGGCCACCGTGCAGGGGATCGTGGCCGGCATGGATGACGGAGTGG GATTCGCCCTGGGGTCGCTGGTGGGGGGGCTGCTGTACAGCTGGTGCGGCGGGAGGAGCTCCTTCCGCGGCCTCGCAGCCCTCGCCCTCGTCTCGTCTCTGTTACACGCGGCTCTGTTCACCCTCGTCACCAGGAGAGATG ATAAGAACAAGCGGGTGTCGCCTGAAGGAGAGAAAATGTTGGACAACGCCATCTACCGGGAGACGGTTGTACCTCTAACAGACAAACAAACTGAACACTTATag
- the LOC133320429 gene encoding endocuticle structural glycoprotein SgAbd-8-like isoform X1 translates to MKTLVGLLLILGSVLCQRDEIVRNDFDGPYEDGSFKWALQTEGGIYHEQRSTPRQQAPLIEGQYQYIAPDGQVIRVLYTADEFGFHPTGDHLPTPPPIPPQIQRALDYVARLRDNRI, encoded by the exons ATTCTCGGCAGCGTTTTGTGTCAAAGGGACGAAATAGTAAGAAACGATTTTGACGGACCTTACGAAGATGGCTCCTTCAAATGGGCGTTACAGACTG AGGGCGGTATTTATCACGAGCAGCGCTCGACGCCTCGCCAACAAGCGCCGCTGATCGAAGGACAGTATCAGTACATTGCTCCCGATGGAcag GTGATCCGCGTGCTGTACACAGCTGATGAGTTCGGCTTCCACCCCACCGGCGATCACCTTCCGACGCCACCGCCAATCCCACCACAGATCCAAAGAGCCCTCGACTACGTCGCCAGACTCCGAGATAAtaggatttaa
- the LOC133320429 gene encoding endocuticle structural glycoprotein SgAbd-8-like isoform X2, which translates to MTMKTCYLMILGSVLCQRDEIVRNDFDGPYEDGSFKWALQTEGGIYHEQRSTPRQQAPLIEGQYQYIAPDGQVIRVLYTADEFGFHPTGDHLPTPPPIPPQIQRALDYVARLRDNRI; encoded by the exons ATTCTCGGCAGCGTTTTGTGTCAAAGGGACGAAATAGTAAGAAACGATTTTGACGGACCTTACGAAGATGGCTCCTTCAAATGGGCGTTACAGACTG AGGGCGGTATTTATCACGAGCAGCGCTCGACGCCTCGCCAACAAGCGCCGCTGATCGAAGGACAGTATCAGTACATTGCTCCCGATGGAcag GTGATCCGCGTGCTGTACACAGCTGATGAGTTCGGCTTCCACCCCACCGGCGATCACCTTCCGACGCCACCGCCAATCCCACCACAGATCCAAAGAGCCCTCGACTACGTCGCCAGACTCCGAGATAAtaggatttaa